TatagattatggactcgtattttgtCCAGAAGCGACAATTTGAGAAAcggtcttaatgatggattagtttcttacaaatatgcagcttttttttatacaagacattaattgatggactggagtggtgtggattacttgtggattattgtgatgtttttatcagctgtttggactctcactctgacggcacccattcactgcagaggatccattggtgagcaaatgatgtaatgctacatttctccaaatctgttctgatcaAGAAATAAACTCTATATCTTGTatggcctgaaggtgagtaaatattcagcaggtttccatttttgtgtgaactattcctttaacagtaAGAATGTGTaccttttatttgttttctttctttttaacatttcGCCTTTGACTTTCAGCGTCCCAGTCAAAGAAGAATCAAGCTACTTTGTGCGAGTGTACACCGAACCGCTGCTGGTAAATCTACCCACGCCTGACTTCAGCATGCCCTACAATGTCATCTGCCTCACCTGCACGGTGGTCGCGGTGGGCTACGGCTCTTTTTACAACTTGCTGACCCGCACCTTCCAGGTGGATGAACCGAGCCTGCCGCTGGCGAAGCGATTGGCCAACCTCATCCGCCGCATAAGGGGAGTGCCCATGCTGACCTAAACTGCCGAGAGCAGGTCTGGTGCCTGAAATGTCCATATTAGGCAGCGGAGAGTATCGTGATGCTTAAACGGCAACTGCTGGAGTTTTAAGATGCTTTTCAGCCTGGAAAGATTCGATGCCAAGTGACTGTTCTGAACTTCTGTTGAACAAATGAGCTACCAAGATGGATTATCCtcctttttatgttttgttttgctttgttttttgttgttctgaGTCACATAGGCAAAGATTAGCCAccttttgctttttgttttgtttgttttctgagtcaCATAAGCAAAGATTAGccgcttttttgttttgttttgtgaatcGCATAAGCAAAGACATTTTTTCAAtgttgttttggaaaatgataGCTTGTTGTCAGGTGAACGTTTCTCAAAGGAACTGCATGGTTCGGGCATCTGGGAGAAATATACGTGGAAGTCGTCTCCGTTTACTCCACCCTTTTTGAGAGCGTGACTGAGCCTCATAGAAACACAGACACTACAATCCGACTACTGAAAATGGATGTCTAAGAATGTGGCAAATATTTTCCATGTTCTGTAATGCACTGATATTTAAATATGTGTTGTTTTGAATGATtagactgttttgtttttattctgtgcTTTTGCCTGTGGGCTGACCACATAATGACCTCCAGATTGGGTGTTATTGAATTAAAAGTTTGAAGATCTTAACACTGGTTAACTTTCCCATAATAAACTGACTAGAAACCCATGTGTTAAGAACAGTTTGACTCTTTAGTGCAACATTTTTTGTTCGTGCCTCAAGGGATTTTGCGGAAGAATGTAATGGTTTTTTTGGAGGGTTTAGGAAACTATTCAGCATCCCACTCAGCTGTGCCATTCTGTTTGAATTACTGTATGTGAAAGAGCCTCGGCATTGGCTGATTGTAAATCTTTCTGTTATCTGACTTGGaattttagaatatatatatatatatatatatgcacttaAATGTAGATGTACAGATTTCCATTAACTTACTGGTTGTTAAACTAAAAAGTATCACTGATTAAATCAGATTATCAGTTTACCTATTTTTACCCGGCCCTGCTGACTCAAGTATGTCGGCTACAATGTGTCCTAACTAGgcacaatacaaaacaaatttCCAGAGACAAGCAATCTGAATGTCCACAATGAATGTGAAACTGCTGTGCAACATGATACaatgccagccaatcagaagagaTTTGATGTTATACGTATAGTTTATGAAAGGGATTTGGACTAGTGGGATTTGGAGTGGACAAAAATTGAAGGCAGTGATCTGGCTTTTCTAAATAATTCTAAAGGTTTCAAGTATTTTGATTTAATAACATCAAATATaggtatatattattaatatcttactctcaccaaggctgcttttatttgattaagaatacagtaaaaaaaagtaatattgtgaaattttattacaatttacaataactgttttctcttttaatatatgtgaccctggaccacaaaacaaaataagatttctacatcatctgaaagctgaatgaataagctttccattgatggacaaatacaactatttgaaaacctggaatctgagggtccaaaaaaatcaaaatattgagaaaatcacctttaaaattgtccaaattaagttcttagcaatgcatattactgatcaaaaatgaaattttgatatatttacggtaagaaattcactaaatatcttaatggaacatgatctttacttaatatcctaatgatatCCTAATCCtaaggttttgtggtccagggtcacatattaaaatgaaatttctttctgtaatgcaaagctgaattttcatcagcctttTTTCCATtcttcagtgtgacatgatccttcagaaatcattctaatatgctgatttgctgctcaagaatcaTCTCTTAAAaatttctgaatgttcaaaagaacaacatttattataaatatctaGAGTTTATAGaccttttgatcaaattaatgtgtCCCTGCTGattgaaagtatttttttaatcctactaaccccaaacttttgaattgtgtctatacaaaaaaaaaaaaaaaaattgaataatcaaatgttgCGTTTCTTACACAAAAGATGCAAACTTTGCTCTGTTTCCCTCCAGACAGAATTCACAGTCTGTTCGCATTCCTGGAAGCTGATGCACACTAACCTCAGCATTCTTTGACTGTTTCATTTCTTGTAACTTAGTGCTTTAGTTCAAGGCTTTTCCATCACTGTCATGTTTTTGCTGACAAATGTTTTGACCCTTTTGCTGCCAAGCTCCTGGAGAGGATGGAAACAGAGGTCTCTTTCATTACAAGACGTTTTGCACGTGTTTGGGTCTTGGGGAGGGGAACTTGTGCATTCCTAAGCACTGATGCCAATGAGCTGTTATATGAGAAAAGAACAGCTAAACGAACACTGGCATACCAAAAATACCAACTCTTCAATGAAGCAATTTTCTTTGTTATTTTGTGGCCAAATAACTCAACCATTGAAAGAAGGTTTACTGAAACTGAGGTTTATTAGGTGGTTATAAAAAGGGGAAACAACTCCTAAGAATAAAGCattaaatggttaaaaaaaccctaaaaaaagtatgtattattatgcaaaatcaATCTTCCATTGACTCTTTCTTCCAATAGTTGAATCAGCACGGTTCGCTGCATGCATGACCGCAGGTGGTTGGGCAACATTTCTGTTCAGCAGGACACTGGCCATCATGGTAACAGTATTCTGCACACATTGGAGTCCCCTTCGGTAGGGCACATCGACCAGGCTTCACTGCATGGACACAGACAAACAGTTTGTCCAATCAGCAGCATTCAGTCTCAGATATACTGCACTAAACACTCAAAGCAACATCATTTTACTTAAAGAGTGAATTGTACTAtaggtattaattttatttatttttcttcattttgtaAAGCCACCCTGGAACagtactatattatatataatatgtaataattattaaataaaaaagatacaaaCTGAAAGGCAAACccaaacatgaaataaaataatagaataaaataatattcataCCTGTATAACAACATAACACTGAATAATACTTATTGCAAAATAGGACACAAACAGAGAGGCAGAAAGAAAGCTGATCTAAgcgtatataatataatataatataatataatataatataatataatataatataatataatataatataatataatataatataaatacctGCATAACAACATAATAACATGATGTACTACTtcatattatttgtaataattattataataaaataagaaagcttaaatattaaacattaaataaaataatattcatgcttttataacaacaaaataacattaaataatacttattacaaataaaacacaaattgaGAGGAATTGAGAAAGCTAACccaaacatttataatataatataatataatataatataatataatataatataattaatataatataatataatataatataatataatataatataatataatataatataatataatataatataatataatattcatacCTGTATATGGAGCCGTACATTCATGTCCACATCCATTGCTGCAGCATTTCTCAATGTTTGGACAGTCGCTGTCATTGACACAGAACTCGGCACACATTCCTGCTCCAAATTTTCTGCGTGGACACACTCCTGGCTTTGCTGTTACACAGACACATGACAGAGACACCATACCACTGCATGCTGAATGCATTActgtataaagttatttttgaagttgcaactaaaataaaatcGTGTTTCAGTATTTCTATTAAATGTAATGTGGTGTATTTCTTACTGAAAGCAGGCGGCACACACACAGCCCCGCAGTCAAAGACACAGCATTTGTGTCCTCCAGAGCAGTCTTTATCAGAAACACATCCCCGACTGGACGGCACGACCGTCAGCTTCGCCGGACAGTGACCCACCACTACAGAAGAGCAGGAGAGACCAGGGACTGATGCAAGAGTTTGACTCAGCATCTGTTAGTCAGTGGCTTTCCAAAATGTGTCTCGAACTTTAGTGATATTCACATATGCATCTGCCTCAAATTAAAGTCAGATTCATGCCTAAACTGTGTCCGTTTCAAATAGAAATTGCTGCAACAACCTACACtgtcaaaaatgatttttagaagatgtaaataaaacagtatGTAGTGCAGTATGTTTCACAAGAATAAtactatttcagattttctacttgaaaatttcacatttaattcaatgtgtttaCTTTGTGAAATTcgctagcaatttctgagtgaaaatagttTCACCTAATTTTTTCTCAGTGTTACTCTTTGTGTATAACAGTGAATAGTAATACTAATAGAAAACATCAGTTAACATttagtttattaatttactgttGTAACCAACCCAAATGTATGTATTCAAAATAATTGTTATCTTCATGACTACCCTTacaatatttcaattcaaaacaaATTCAGAAATGCATGCATTTGATGGCATGCATATCCGGTTAAAAAAATTCGTAAccatgttattattaatattcttgttttactgtaaaaaaaaattatgatattgGTCTTTCAATAATATTGGTCACTGTATGTATTTTTcttgaatttatatatttaatctgAACTAATGCACATAGTTCACCTTTCACTGGAAGTCTGCACTGAACGTtcgtaaattgtaataatatcatattttataaGCAGAGCTGGgcagattacttacaaattgtaatccgttactgattccaaattacatgacaaaaattctACTTAGTAACATattttaggtaatgtaatcAGACTATTGATTTACATGTgccatataaaaatacaaagagtaatAAAATATACTCTATTTGCTGTTatcaacaacatgaagtgcattaaacattacattgtgtcaaggtttcccaaagTGGGTTTGTGAAGGAACTGTAGGGGGCTTATGAGTTTAAAGAAAAgctaatgttaaattaaaactattttaaaatgcatcaaaataaaCCACTTActgaaaaaatgcaaaacacGAACATGAAAATGTGAtacttcattattaaaatatttattttaaaatctcaggggtacttccaagtaaatatattaggtgaaagaaTCAGATGGGGGGGAAAAGTTGGtgaatttatgcattttaacatGTCCATGTCTTTGAATGAGTcataattcaaatgaaaatgactgTGTTCATCACTagttgaaacacttcttaaacctgaagttatttttgtaaatccagtggttgAATGCTGTGAACCAcatgactaatgactgatctgtgtgtgaatgtccacaaaactggaagacttATATAAGCAGTAGGCTAAAAGATGAGTTAGTTAGACAGatggagaatcaataaattatgaataatcattatgtaatccataaaatcTGATTACGAGTGTTTTAATATGTACTTTAATCTAATTTCAGGTACtccatttttggaatctgataacgtaatccagattacatgtaatcagttactccCCAGCTCTGTTTGTAAGCACATTAATGCATTTCTTGGGGCTGCGTGATGAAGTTAAAAGAACATGGATCTTCTCACCTGTGCAGTTTGGTCCTGGAGCCGCGTCTGTTGTGCTCAAGCATCCAGACagacacaataaaaacacactCACCAAACAACACACTCGAGCCGTCATCCTCTCGAGCTGCGGTCACACAATGAACTGCTGGAAAAGTCAGCGAGTCAGAGTCAGAGTCAGGAGGAGCGGAGAGCTTCGAGatgaagagaaaaaaatgaagagaaaaaaaacaacactatcTACTGAACCTCGCGACATGCGGTTCTGCTCATTAGTTTAGAATAGCTTTGCCATCCTATCTGTAAAAAAGGGAACAGTACACACTCATGCTtcaagttgtttttgtttgcgtTTTTAAAACGATGTTTTAAGTAGTGTGCATGCATACACCCCCTACGGTTCGTCAAATATTACTAAACGGTCGTCCAAAGAATTCACTTTTCTCCAGACTACAAAGTATTGACTGCGGGCCGCGCcagtcaaccaatcagaacacttGAAGCCCGCTCTCAACCAATAGCGTGAGTCGGAGGCGGGATGATTTGTTCTGGCAAGCAATAAAACATGTGGGCATTTGGGTACCTTTGACTGTTTTTAAAGATCCAAGATGGTGTATGTTTGCTTTATATATGTTGGCACATGCAAGCGCTAGCCTACTCAGTTCcagaaatttgtattttttaatcactTGATCTGTAAATGCCCTTGACTGCAGTAGAGCCAGATATGTTTGCAATGGATGTTTGCAAaaagtgaaatgtttttttgttttttttttcataatacaCTGAAAAACGGCAgttaacacatttaattaaacgtgaaaatttgaaatggaaaGAGTGAAgttgtattttcttttaagtCATACTCCAACAATCTTTATTTACAGTGCAAGTTTGAATGAAGTATGatactttattttgattatgaACAACACAGTCATACCAGACTTTTTAGTCTTTATGGCAGTGTGTGAGCTGATCTGAAACTAATCTCTTACACACTGGACAATTTTCACAGAAGTAAACTCAATGGAAACCCCTCAATTTCTGCATGGAAGCAGTTGCAcagcacatcttttttttttctccccatgGACTTTTGACATTTCCTCTGCAGATGAGGcacattgaaatatatttggCAGCAGTCATGCATGTTAGCGGTACCATATTGCAATATGATTTCATGTGAATAGAGCCCTTTGTATAGAATAGACTGTATGCATGGCTTTGGAACAGATTGTGCATTGACACGTTAATGTGCATTTAGTGGAATGCTATAAAGTTTTATgtgaccactagatggcagatgACAGGTGCTTAAAAATGAGCTGTAGGTGTTTGTGTTGTCAGTGCTGTATAGTGCATACCATATTTAGTGCTCTTAGAGAACAGTATGTGTGAGGGGCCCTCAAAATtgaattttgtcatttaaaaaatgtacaaaaaacaacaaagtcAAAAGGCCATAggtttaagatttaaaaaatggggccagttgcataaacagtCACCTATGACTTAAAAACTAGCCTAGCCAACTAGTAGTTAGCCAAGaggtaatcagtcttactttcTGGATTCAAattagaactgtttttttttttttttatgtaactgactgtacaagttatgaccagtcttaaagaaaaaacaaatttaatgaCTAACTTGTAAGGctagtctaaacagtttatgcaaTTGTGCCCCCGGAGGCTGAAACTGTCTTTAAATATGGTTTTAAATATGATTCGAAAGACAGATAGAACAACATGACTAAATAacttactaaaaataaattaataaatactaaaattcaCAGTCTGCTCTCTCACCCAAACTTACCGATGAACCTGAAAAAGGAGAGGAGAATATAACACAAATGATAATTTTCCAATAACAAAGAACAGTGCAAATTCAGTTCAAGAGCGGTGCAAATAGTTTATTGACCTACAAACTGGAATTTTCCTTGAACAATTTCAGTGcataaaatcatttgaaatacaaaattgaaataaaaacctGGAAGCATTTAGTTATTGCAAAGGCTTTTTAGTTTGCCAAAATGCACCTTTAAAATTACCAAATGTGTGAAAACTTGTAAAACAGCTTTGTGaagagtataaataaatatataaataaatatattcaagttaAAATTTAGTAGGTAACGTAGGGAAAGACCGTAATCTGTTTAACCAGTATACATTGAATTTTTGAGcgtatttattcaataaaaagGCTCTGTCTGAAATATCAAGGCATCAatcatattattttgaaaaaaaaaaacatttaaaaaagcaatGTTTAGTGTTATTTGCACTGCCTAAATAAACTGTTGTGACCTGAAGTTTTAAAAGCACTCTGAGctcaacaacaaaacataaagATTCAAATTGTAGTTCACAGCACCAAAAGCTGTTGTAGCAGTATCTGACAATCAATCAATTTATAATTTACACCGAAAGAGGAAATTCCCTTTACTTTAATAATCCATACTGCATTCTTCACCAAAAAGGCAAATCAGTCCAAGGTAGCTGAATGTAAACAGCAGAATTTAGAGTAGACAGCCTCGTTTAATTCTTTCCAATGTCCACTCTAAATAATGTGTGCTAGAGGTGCTAAATGAAGGCTGATAGTTTGTGTAGCTCAAGGCTACTAAACATAAGACACAAAACAACCGGGCTGCAACTCATGACAGCTGAAAATAAGGAATTAAGTGGTTCAAAAGTTCTGTGTCACACCAAAACACGGTTCCCAGGTGACGATTTTATAGGATACAAAAAT
This sequence is a window from Onychostoma macrolepis isolate SWU-2019 chromosome 23, ASM1243209v1, whole genome shotgun sequence. Protein-coding genes within it:
- the wfdc2 gene encoding WAP four-disulfide core domain protein 3 → MTARVCCLVSVFLLCLSGCLSTTDAAPGPNCTVVGHCPAKLTVVPSSRGCVSDKDCSGGHKCCVFDCGAVCVPPAFTKPGVCPRRKFGAGMCAEFCVNDSDCPNIEKCCSNGCGHECTAPYTVKPGRCALPKGTPMCAEYCYHDGQCPAEQKCCPTTCGHACSEPC